The genomic region GACACATTTTTAGGAAAGACACAGATGTACTTTTAAGGAATGTGAGTGGTAGAATCTCAAGCATAGCATGAAGGTTAAGGTTGATCTGGCCGAAGCCAACTGGGGAAGGAAGACCAGATACCAAAGATGTACAAGTGGGCTGGGGGATTAAGAACATAGAGTTTAAGCACACAGAAAGTTTCTGAATCACACATACCggtttctattataaatatacCCTATTCCATTGAGACACTGGGGAAGGCAGGACTCCCTGTATTCCTCAGCTCTTGTGAGTTGCTGATACCTTGCAATTGATGTGTCTGGCCTAGAGGTATCTAGGGAGGAATGCTTCAGTcatctcatttttctttgctGTCTATGGTATACTGAAAGACCACACTTACACCTTTGCTGAGATGTTTACCAGATACAACTAGAAAGGGGACATTCAGTTCAGATATTTAAACTGACTCAGAAGCAGCAGTTTTACAGGAAAAGCAATTTATTCTATGATAAAGTGAGCTCCTTTTCATTCTCCTGTTTCTTTATGTTTTgtgctttgttcatttttttctttgttgttgtttgtttgtttatgtgtttgtttttcaagGAAGTTCAAGCAGTCAGTGTTCATGGAGAAATGGAATCATACTTCAAGTGACTTCATTTTGTTGGGGCTATTTCCCCTGAATCAAATTGGCCACCTTCTCTTATTCCTTATCATCCTTGTATTCATCTTTGCCTCTGTGGGTAACCTGGTCATGATTCACCTCATTCGCATGGATTCCCGCCTCCACAAGCCGATGTACCTTCTCCTCAGCCAGCTCTCCCTCATGGACCTGATGTACATCTCCACTACTGTCCCCAAGGTGGCTTTCAACTTCCTCTCAAGCCAGAAAGGCATCTCCTTCCTGGGATGTGGTGTGCAAATCTTCTTCTTCGTGACCATGGCTGGTTCTGAAGGCTTACTCCTGGCCTCCATGGCTtatgaccgctatgtggccatctgccACCCTCTCCATTATCCCAGCCGCATGGGTACAAGGACGTGTGTGAAGATGATCATAGGATCTTGGACATTGGGGTCCCTCAACTCCTTGGCACACACAGTCTATGCCCTCCATATTCCTTACTGTCGGTCGAGGGCTATTGATCACTTCTTCTGTGATGTCCCAGCCATGTTGCCTCTTGCCTGTATGGATACTTGGGTTTATGAGTACATGGTTTTTGTGAGTGCtaccctctttctccttcttcctttccttggtATCACTGCTTCCTATGGCCGGGTCCTGTTTGTTATCTACCATATGCACTCAAAGGAGGGGAGAAAAAAGGCCTTCACCACCTGTTCAACACATTTAACAGTAGTCACTTTTTACTATATACCTTTTGTCTGCACCTATCTTCGGCCCAGGAATCTCCGCTCACCTGCAGAAGATAAGATCCTGGCAGTCTTCTACACCACCCTTACGCCTATGCTCAATCCCATTATCTATAGCCTGAGAAATAAGGAAGTCCTGGGGGCCATGACAAGAGCGTTTGAGAAATTCTCTtctctaaaataatgattatgGCTGTCCCTACATCCCTTTCTATACTTCCCTTTTACATGTTGATTAGAACACCCTATAACAGTCCAATagagatataatttaaaaatttcctgtcagctcagcacctgtagctcaagcagctaaagcgccagccacatacaccatagctggcaggttcgaatccagcctgggcctgccaaacaacaatgacaactacaaccaaaaaatagctgggtgttgtagttgGTGCCTGAGTCCCAAGGTAGTTGgaagggtgagacaagagaatcgctta from Nycticebus coucang isolate mNycCou1 chromosome 20, mNycCou1.pri, whole genome shotgun sequence harbors:
- the LOC128572448 gene encoding olfactory receptor 2L13-like translates to MEKWNHTSSDFILLGLFPLNQIGHLLLFLIILVFIFASVGNLVMIHLIRMDSRLHKPMYLLLSQLSLMDLMYISTTVPKVAFNFLSSQKGISFLGCGVQIFFFVTMAGSEGLLLASMAYDRYVAICHPLHYPSRMGTRTCVKMIIGSWTLGSLNSLAHTVYALHIPYCRSRAIDHFFCDVPAMLPLACMDTWVYEYMVFVSATLFLLLPFLGITASYGRVLFVIYHMHSKEGRKKAFTTCSTHLTVVTFYYIPFVCTYLRPRNLRSPAEDKILAVFYTTLTPMLNPIIYSLRNKEVLGAMTRAFEKFSSLK